The Macrobrachium rosenbergii isolate ZJJX-2024 chromosome 18, ASM4041242v1, whole genome shotgun sequence genome has a window encoding:
- the LOC136848068 gene encoding glutamate receptor ionotropic, delta-2-like yields MREFDNGTYVASSGIDVSVIRALGSVLNFTYRVIKPADGKWGGPLPDGTITGMIGEVARRNAHFAICEITITGIRESVIDFTMPYYLESLTIISRSPAEKNRAFAAFSPFDYKVWICIVLCTLIIGPLLTFENWFMKKYLQRTDVEGNLETFTFNMFRSLVAQNNLIDSRYWSHKFTYFFWYLFCLNILVLYSGTLTAVLVTPAFEKPIDDLTDLPQAVHDGFTLGIVGETSFEYLFKEAKQGIYKETWKLFNHEDRSKSFFSTPDEGFDKILPNKLIMINPQLSSRIRATTRGLSSFHFAKLTFYPQGYGIVCFSGAPFRSKFNQILSYMMEGGLISKWTDEEVTKAAGKSPAAERKREHTAITIKHLQAAFFVLLFGFLIAAVTLVIELAFSNFCFS; encoded by the exons ATGAGGGAATTCGACAACGGGACCTACGTTGCCAGTTCGGGAATTGACGTCAGCGTGATAAGAGCTCTTGGATCGGTTTTGAATTTtac GTACAGAGTCATAAAGCCAGCAGACGGTAAATGGGGCGGCCCTCTCCCAGACGGAACAATCACTGGGATGATCGGGGAAGTCGCCAGAAGAAACGCTCACTTCGCCATCTGCGAAATCACTATCACTG gtatccGAGAAAGCGTGATTGACTTCACGATGCCTTATTACCTGGAGTCTCTGACCATCATCTCCCGATCCCCGGCAGAGAAAAACAGGGCTTTTGCTGCTTTCTCTCCGTTTGACTATAAG GTCTGGATTTGCATAGTCCTTTGTACCCTTATCATCGGCCCACTGTTGACGTTCGAAAACTGGTTCATGAAGAAATACCTACAAAGGACAGACGTGGAGGGCAACCTAGAAACGTTCACCTTCAACATGTTTCGGAGTCTGGTCGCCCAGAACAACCTGATCGATTCTCGTTACTGGTCGCACAAATTTACCTACTTCTTCTGGTATCTCTTCTGTTTAAACATACTCG TCCTATATTCGGGAACGTTAACGGCCGTGTTGGTAACTCCCGCTTTTGAGAAACCCATCGACGACCTGACTGATTTACCGCAAGCTGTTCACGACGGCTTCACTTTGGGCATTGTTGGAGAAACCAGCTTCGAATATCTTTTTAAG GAGGCTAAACAGGGTATCTACAAGGAGACATGGAAGTTGTTCAACCACGAAGACAGGTCTAAGAGTTTCTTTTCTACGCCTGACGAAGGCTTTGACAAG ATTCTGCCGAATAAACTGATAATGATCAACCCTCAGCTGAGCTCAAGAATCAGAGCAACCACAAGAGGCCTGAGCAGTTTCCACTTCGCTAAGCTGACCTTCTATCCCCAGGGATATGGCATTGTTTGCTTCAGCGGAGCTCCCTTTAGGTCGAAATTTAATCAGAT ATTATCGTATATGATGGAAGGAGGGCTCATTTCCAAGTGGACAGACGAAGAAGTGACAAAAGCAGCTGGCAAGAGCCCAGCAGcggaaagaaaacgggaacatACAGCCATCACCATCAAACACTTGCAG